The Rhodobium gokarnense genome includes a region encoding these proteins:
- a CDS encoding DUF2783 domain-containing protein, producing MLNLKPNIADPDGFYETLINAQRDLTDDAVDRMNARLILILSNHIGDNDVLAEAITLAAGEAKA from the coding sequence ATGCTCAATCTCAAGCCGAACATCGCCGATCCGGACGGGTTCTACGAGACCTTGATCAACGCCCAGCGCGATCTTACCGACGACGCCGTCGACCGCATGAACGCCAGGCTGATCCTGATCCTCTCCAACCACATCGGCGACAACGATGTGCTGGCCGAGGCGATCACATTGGCGGCGGGGGAGGCGAAGGCGTAG
- a CDS encoding alpha/beta hydrolase has translation MKPFKDQLFAYPGILEKTDGGAFLRVDYDERRDLDERDAIKEQRVKSDYVSLKPRWSEQTLQFKAGGRMIKFIAAGKTRDARMAVIYIHGQGGNRFQGANDWRFGGNFNRIKNLMTRNDGLFISTDFSDFGTRGKDEVKQLMKLVAANSPGAPIFVACGSMGGAICWRLSEDPEAARLLGGLLFLGSMWNNDFFKMPMLTDKSRWVPIYFGHGSADSVFPWESQKEFFEKIRRAAPGYPVKFVLFETGSHGTPIRMTDWRAVLNWMLSVNG, from the coding sequence TTGAAGCCTTTCAAGGACCAGCTCTTTGCCTATCCGGGCATTCTGGAGAAGACGGACGGCGGAGCGTTCCTGCGGGTCGACTATGACGAGCGCCGCGACCTCGACGAGCGCGACGCCATCAAGGAGCAGCGGGTCAAGTCCGACTACGTCTCCCTGAAGCCGCGCTGGTCCGAGCAGACGCTGCAGTTCAAGGCCGGCGGGCGGATGATAAAATTCATTGCCGCCGGCAAGACGCGCGATGCCCGCATGGCCGTCATCTACATCCACGGCCAGGGCGGCAACCGCTTCCAGGGCGCGAACGACTGGCGCTTCGGCGGCAATTTCAACCGCATCAAGAACCTGATGACCCGCAATGACGGGCTCTTCATCTCCACCGACTTTTCCGACTTCGGCACCCGCGGCAAGGACGAGGTCAAGCAGCTCATGAAGCTGGTCGCCGCCAATTCGCCCGGCGCGCCGATCTTCGTTGCCTGCGGCTCCATGGGCGGGGCGATCTGCTGGCGGCTGTCGGAAGACCCGGAGGCGGCAAGGCTCCTCGGCGGCCTCCTCTTCCTCGGCTCCATGTGGAACAACGACTTCTTCAAGATGCCGATGCTGACGGACAAGTCGCGCTGGGTGCCGATCTATTTCGGCCACGGCAGCGCCGACAGCGTGTTTCCCTGGGAAAGCCAGAAGGAATTCTTCGAAAAGATCCGCCGCGCGGCGCCCGGCTATCCGGTCAAATTCGTCCTCTTCGAGACCGGCAGCCACGGCACACCGATCCGCATGACCGACTGGCGGGCCGTGCTGAACTGGATGTTGAGTGTGAACGGCTGA
- a CDS encoding DsrE family protein, producing the protein MTISLKAAMAAVFLVAAAQPGFAAGRTHKIAVHVDQSDKTVLNMALNNVQNLKKYYDAKGDTAIIEVVAYGPGLTMLRDDTSPVKDRIETMSLEIENLTFSACANTQQAMSRKDGKEVALIEEATIVPSGVARLIELQEEGYTYVRP; encoded by the coding sequence ATGACGATCAGCCTGAAGGCGGCGATGGCCGCCGTATTCCTTGTTGCCGCCGCCCAGCCCGGATTTGCCGCCGGCAGGACCCACAAGATCGCCGTCCATGTGGACCAGTCGGACAAGACCGTCCTCAACATGGCGCTCAACAACGTCCAGAACCTCAAAAAATACTACGACGCCAAGGGCGACACGGCGATCATCGAGGTGGTCGCCTACGGGCCGGGCCTGACGATGCTGCGGGACGACACCAGCCCGGTGAAGGATCGCATCGAGACGATGAGCCTTGAGATCGAGAACCTCACCTTTTCCGCCTGCGCCAACACGCAACAAGCGATGAGCCGCAAGGACGGCAAGGAAGTGGCGTTGATCGAGGAGGCGACGATCGTTCCCTCCGGCGTTGCCCGCCTCATCGAGCTGCAGGAAGAAGGCTACACCTATGTGAGGCCCTAG
- the hypF gene encoding carbamoyltransferase HypF, with translation MAAEKIRVRGQVQGVGFRPFVWRLAAEFGISGDVRNDGEGVLIRAFAGDVDGFVAALGKEPPPLARIDSIARAPLGDNVIRPGFSIVETDRSEARTGATPDAAMCPACRAEILDPGERRHRYAFANCTHCGPRFSILKEIPYDRASTTMRGFEMCPACRAEYEDPADRRFHAQPIACPDCGPRLWLERDGAEIDGDAIVEAARLLRAGKILGIKGIGGFHLACDAANEDAVRLLRERKRRPKKPFALMADVGAIRRHARVSPAEEALLNDPAAPIVLLGKAGDIPLAAALAPGLSVLGWMLPYTPLHALLMEAVGAPLVMTSGNRSGEPQAIGNDEARGKLGPFIDAFLMHDRPIARRLDDSVVRIVAGDIRLLRRARGYAPAPLDLPPGLKSAPPVAAYGGELKSALCLTRDGKAILSHHLGDLEDALSYEEFQKAAKDYSRLFDHSPEIVAADLHPDYRSTQFAEGEAERLGVPLTRVQHHHAHIASAMAENGWPLDGAPVLGVALDGLGYGPDGTVWGGEFLAATYADYRRLASLKPVPLAGGDAANREPWRNLVAQLEAAMGWDVAAERLGKSALSDLLAAKPVENLRTLMQRRLNSPLTSSAGRLFDAVGAALGLAVDRLTYEGEAAMELEALAAGISPDRAYPFAVVAAEDIRRLDPAPMWDALLTDLADSVALGQISARFHLGLARATAHLAQKLAGEISAGAIALSGGVFQNALLLRLVLEELDGCGLPVLAQREVPANDGGLAFGQVAVAAARALR, from the coding sequence ATGGCCGCAGAAAAAATCCGGGTGCGCGGGCAGGTGCAGGGGGTCGGCTTCAGGCCCTTCGTCTGGCGGCTGGCCGCGGAGTTCGGCATTTCCGGCGACGTGCGCAATGACGGCGAGGGCGTGCTGATCCGGGCCTTTGCCGGCGATGTCGACGGCTTTGTCGCGGCGCTCGGAAAGGAGCCGCCGCCGCTCGCCCGGATCGATTCAATCGCGCGCGCGCCGCTGGGGGATAATGTCATCCGGCCCGGCTTTTCCATCGTCGAGACCGACCGGTCGGAGGCCCGCACCGGCGCGACGCCGGATGCCGCGATGTGCCCGGCCTGCCGCGCGGAAATCCTCGACCCCGGCGAGCGCCGTCACCGCTACGCCTTTGCCAACTGCACCCATTGCGGCCCGCGCTTTTCGATCCTGAAGGAGATTCCGTACGACCGGGCGTCGACGACGATGCGGGGATTTGAGATGTGTCCCGCCTGCCGCGCCGAATATGAGGACCCGGCTGACCGGCGCTTCCACGCCCAGCCCATCGCCTGCCCGGATTGCGGCCCGCGCCTCTGGCTGGAACGGGACGGAGCGGAGATCGACGGCGATGCGATCGTGGAGGCGGCAAGGCTGCTGCGTGCTGGAAAAATCCTTGGAATCAAGGGTATCGGCGGCTTTCACCTGGCCTGCGACGCCGCCAATGAGGACGCGGTCCGGCTCTTGCGGGAGCGCAAGCGGCGGCCGAAGAAACCCTTCGCCCTGATGGCGGATGTGGGCGCGATCCGCCGCCATGCCCGTGTCTCTCCGGCCGAGGAGGCGCTCCTCAACGATCCGGCGGCCCCCATCGTGCTCCTGGGGAAGGCCGGGGATATTCCGCTCGCCGCCGCGCTGGCACCTGGCCTGTCCGTTCTCGGCTGGATGCTGCCCTATACGCCATTGCACGCGCTGCTGATGGAGGCCGTCGGGGCGCCGCTCGTCATGACCAGCGGCAACCGTTCGGGCGAGCCCCAGGCGATCGGCAACGATGAGGCACGGGGAAAACTCGGGCCCTTCATCGATGCGTTCCTCATGCATGATCGGCCGATCGCCCGGCGGCTCGACGATTCCGTCGTGCGCATCGTCGCAGGCGACATCCGGCTGCTGCGCCGGGCGAGGGGCTATGCGCCGGCGCCCCTCGATCTGCCGCCGGGCCTGAAATCCGCGCCGCCGGTGGCGGCCTACGGCGGCGAGCTCAAATCCGCGCTCTGCCTGACACGCGACGGCAAGGCGATCCTGTCCCACCACCTCGGCGACCTGGAAGACGCTCTGTCCTATGAGGAATTTCAGAAGGCGGCAAAGGACTATTCCCGCCTCTTCGACCACAGCCCGGAAATCGTCGCCGCCGACCTCCACCCCGACTACCGCTCAACGCAATTCGCGGAAGGGGAAGCCGAACGCCTCGGCGTGCCGCTCACCCGCGTCCAGCACCACCACGCCCACATCGCGTCCGCCATGGCCGAAAACGGCTGGCCGCTGGACGGCGCCCCGGTCCTCGGCGTCGCCCTAGACGGCCTCGGCTACGGGCCGGACGGGACCGTCTGGGGCGGGGAATTCCTTGCCGCCACCTATGCCGACTACAGGCGCCTTGCCTCTCTGAAGCCGGTGCCGCTTGCCGGCGGCGACGCCGCCAACCGGGAACCCTGGCGCAACCTCGTCGCCCAGCTAGAGGCCGCGATGGGCTGGGACGTTGCCGCGGAACGTCTCGGAAAATCCGCCCTTTCCGATCTCCTCGCGGCAAAGCCCGTCGAGAACCTTCGCACGCTCATGCAACGCCGCCTCAACAGCCCGCTGACCTCGTCGGCCGGGCGCCTGTTCGATGCCGTCGGCGCCGCCCTGGGGCTGGCGGTCGACCGGCTGACCTATGAGGGCGAGGCGGCGATGGAACTGGAGGCCCTTGCCGCAGGGATATCCCCGGATCGCGCCTATCCGTTCGCAGTCGTCGCGGCCGAGGATATCCGACGTCTCGATCCGGCGCCGATGTGGGACGCCCTGCTGACCGATCTTGCCGACAGCGTCGCCCTCGGCCAAATCTCCGCCCGGTTCCACCTCGGCCTCGCCCGCGCGACCGCCCATCTGGCCCAAAAATTAGCCGGCGAAATATCAGCCGGCGCCATCGCCTTGTCCGGCGGCGTGTTCCAGAACGCGTTGCTGCTGAGGCTGGTATTGGAGGAACTCGACGGCTGCGGCCTGCCGGTGCTCGCCCAGCGCGAGGTGCCGGCGAATGACGGCGGCCTCGCCTTCGGCCAGGTCGCGGTTGCGGCCGCCCGTGCCCTTCGCTGA
- a CDS encoding FAD-dependent oxidoreductase, giving the protein MLKTYEFPEFDYICSAEQRDGRLRRHPVVIVGGGPIGLTAALDCAKRGIPAVLLDDNNTVSVGSRAVCYAKRPLEIWDRLGCGDRLVEKGVSWQVGKVFFGDDLAYSFNLLPEADHHMPAMINLQQYYLEEELVALCDASDLVDLRWKHKVVGLEQTEDHAVLTVETPDGVFAMEADWVIACDGARSDLRGMVGADFAGKVFEDRFLIADVVMKADFPTERWFWFDPPFHRGQSVLLHKQSDNVWRIDFQLGRDADPEEAKKPENVLPRLKAMLGEDTEFELEWVSVYQFACRRMEKFRHGRVLFAGDAAHQVSPFGARGANTGVQDIDNLTWKLRLVLDGLAPEALIDSYEDERIFAADENLLASTRSTDFITPKNRMSRVFRDAVLDLAKTHDFARPLVNSGRLSTPTPYCNSPLNTPDEDDFRGAMVPGTNCADAPVKKGGKDDWFLRALGDGFAIVVFGDLPHGKTIAVGEIEAPVIAVGTDIVDEKGVLTERYDGASGAVYLIRPDQYVAGRWRTFDPDRIAAALARATGQRH; this is encoded by the coding sequence ATGCTGAAGACCTACGAATTCCCGGAATTCGACTATATCTGCTCGGCCGAACAGCGCGACGGCCGCTTGCGCCGCCATCCGGTGGTGATCGTCGGCGGCGGGCCGATCGGGCTCACCGCCGCGCTGGATTGCGCAAAGCGCGGCATCCCGGCCGTGCTCCTCGACGACAACAACACCGTCTCGGTCGGCTCGCGCGCCGTCTGCTACGCCAAGCGGCCGCTGGAAATCTGGGACCGGCTCGGCTGCGGCGACAGGCTGGTCGAGAAAGGCGTGAGCTGGCAGGTCGGCAAGGTGTTCTTCGGCGACGACCTCGCCTACAGCTTCAATCTCCTGCCGGAGGCCGACCACCACATGCCGGCGATGATCAACCTCCAGCAATATTACCTGGAGGAGGAACTGGTGGCGCTGTGCGATGCCAGCGATCTGGTCGATCTGCGCTGGAAACACAAGGTCGTCGGGCTGGAGCAGACGGAGGACCATGCAGTCCTCACGGTGGAGACGCCCGACGGCGTCTTTGCCATGGAGGCCGACTGGGTCATCGCCTGCGACGGCGCCCGGAGCGACCTGCGCGGCATGGTCGGCGCCGATTTCGCCGGCAAGGTGTTTGAGGACCGGTTCCTCATCGCCGACGTCGTCATGAAGGCCGACTTCCCGACCGAGCGCTGGTTCTGGTTCGACCCGCCCTTCCATCGCGGCCAGTCGGTGCTGCTGCACAAGCAGTCCGATAATGTCTGGCGCATCGACTTCCAGCTCGGCCGCGACGCCGATCCGGAGGAGGCCAAGAAGCCGGAAAACGTGCTGCCGCGCCTCAAAGCCATGCTCGGGGAGGACACGGAGTTTGAACTGGAATGGGTGTCGGTCTATCAGTTCGCCTGCCGGCGCATGGAGAAATTCCGCCACGGCCGGGTGCTCTTTGCCGGCGACGCCGCCCACCAGGTCTCGCCCTTCGGCGCCCGCGGCGCCAACACGGGCGTCCAGGACATCGACAATCTGACCTGGAAGCTGAGGCTGGTGCTCGACGGCCTGGCGCCCGAAGCCCTCATCGACAGCTATGAAGACGAGCGCATCTTTGCCGCCGACGAGAACCTTCTCGCCTCGACCCGCTCCACCGACTTCATCACCCCGAAGAACCGCATGAGCCGCGTCTTCCGCGACGCCGTGCTGGATCTTGCCAAGACCCACGATTTTGCCCGCCCGCTGGTCAACAGCGGCCGCCTGTCGACGCCGACGCCCTATTGCAACTCGCCGCTCAACACGCCGGACGAGGACGATTTTAGGGGCGCCATGGTACCGGGCACCAACTGCGCCGATGCACCGGTGAAGAAGGGCGGTAAGGACGATTGGTTCCTGCGCGCGCTCGGCGACGGCTTTGCCATCGTCGTCTTCGGCGACCTGCCGCACGGCAAGACCATCGCCGTCGGCGAGATCGAGGCCCCGGTGATCGCGGTCGGCACGGACATCGTCGACGAAAAGGGCGTACTGACGGAGCGCTATGACGGCGCCAGTGGCGCGGTCTACCTCATCCGCCCCGACCAGTACGTCGCCGGCCGCTGGCGCACCTTCGACCCCGACCGCATCGCCGCCGCCCTCGCCCGCGCCACCGGCCAGCGGCATTGA
- a CDS encoding MarR family winged helix-turn-helix transcriptional regulator, translated as MLTPDDAPETREALSLERFMPYRLAVLAHEVSGAVAQLYGERFNLSRPEWRVLAALGERGAMTAREISDYSTLDKMQVSRAVNRMLAEELLVGGLDAADRRRKILRLTKKGETLFARIAPLALARESFILSTLTPEELRTFDKVVDKLIQKARELQQWG; from the coding sequence ATGCTGACGCCGGACGATGCCCCCGAGACCCGCGAAGCGCTGTCGCTGGAACGCTTCATGCCTTACCGGCTCGCCGTGCTCGCCCACGAGGTCTCCGGCGCCGTCGCCCAGCTCTATGGCGAGCGCTTCAACCTCTCGCGCCCCGAATGGCGGGTACTGGCGGCCCTCGGCGAGCGCGGGGCGATGACGGCCCGCGAAATCTCCGACTATTCCACCCTCGACAAGATGCAGGTGAGCCGCGCGGTGAATCGAATGCTTGCCGAGGAGCTCCTCGTCGGCGGGCTCGATGCAGCCGACCGGCGCCGCAAAATCCTTCGGCTGACGAAGAAGGGCGAGACGCTTTTCGCCCGGATTGCGCCGCTGGCGCTTGCCCGCGAATCGTTCATCCTGTCGACCTTGACGCCTGAGGAATTGCGAACATTTGACAAGGTCGTCGACAAGCTGATTCAAAAGGCGCGCGAATTGCAGCAATGGGGGTGA
- a CDS encoding lytic murein transglycosylase, whose amino-acid sequence MRQILAGIMIGAVLTAAPATAEAGNRNCRNTGSFDRWMADFKRDAAAAGVSKRAIDKGLRGVGFSAKVVKHDRRQVVFSQTFLKFAGRMVNNYRLKTGRSLMKKYAGTFDRIEQQYGVPAPVITGFWGLETDFGANTGDFPVLTALATLAYDCRRPELFRPQLIDALRIVERGDLQPSQMLGAWAGELGQTQFLPSDYYHRGVDYDGDGKVNLIKSVPDVLASTANLLAHHGWRRGEPWMTEVRVPNNLPWDQADVTIKHPRSQWAAWGVTRANGKKLPSDGLAASLQLPMGRNGPAFLVYPNFDIYRQWNKSNIYSTTAAYFATRLAGASKVHSGSGKVASLSYDQIKQLQRKLKARGYDVGGVDGFIGLKTRAAVKDMQLKLGLPADSFPTPDLLNRL is encoded by the coding sequence ATGCGGCAGATCCTTGCAGGCATAATGATCGGGGCGGTGCTGACCGCCGCGCCGGCAACGGCGGAAGCGGGCAATCGCAACTGCCGGAACACGGGCAGCTTCGATCGCTGGATGGCGGACTTCAAGCGCGACGCAGCCGCGGCCGGCGTCTCCAAGCGCGCCATCGACAAGGGGCTCCGCGGCGTCGGCTTCAGCGCCAAGGTCGTCAAGCACGACCGCCGGCAGGTGGTGTTTTCGCAGACCTTCCTGAAATTCGCCGGGCGGATGGTGAACAACTACCGGCTCAAGACCGGCCGCAGCTTGATGAAGAAATATGCCGGCACCTTCGACAGGATCGAGCAGCAATATGGCGTGCCGGCGCCGGTGATCACCGGCTTCTGGGGCCTGGAGACCGATTTCGGCGCCAATACCGGCGATTTCCCGGTGCTGACGGCGCTGGCAACGCTCGCCTATGACTGCCGGCGGCCGGAGCTGTTCCGCCCGCAGCTCATTGATGCGCTGCGGATCGTGGAGCGCGGCGACCTGCAGCCGAGCCAGATGCTCGGCGCCTGGGCCGGCGAACTCGGCCAGACCCAGTTCCTGCCCTCCGACTACTACCACCGCGGCGTCGACTATGACGGCGACGGCAAGGTCAATCTGATCAAGAGCGTGCCGGACGTGCTGGCCTCCACCGCCAACCTCCTTGCCCACCACGGCTGGCGCCGCGGCGAGCCGTGGATGACCGAGGTGCGCGTGCCGAACAATCTGCCCTGGGACCAGGCCGACGTCACCATCAAGCATCCGCGCTCGCAATGGGCCGCCTGGGGCGTCACCCGCGCCAACGGCAAGAAGCTGCCCTCCGACGGGCTCGCCGCCTCGCTGCAACTGCCGATGGGGCGCAACGGCCCGGCCTTTCTCGTCTATCCGAATTTCGACATCTACCGGCAGTGGAACAAGTCGAACATCTATTCCACGACGGCGGCCTATTTCGCGACCCGCCTCGCCGGCGCCTCCAAGGTGCATTCGGGCAGCGGCAAGGTCGCCTCGCTCAGCTACGACCAGATCAAACAACTGCAGAGGAAGCTGAAGGCGCGCGGCTACGACGTCGGCGGCGTTGACGGCTTCATCGGCCTGAAGACGCGGGCGGCCGTCAAGGACATGCAGTTGAAGCTCGGCCTGCCGGCGGATTCCTTCCCGACGCCCGATCTTTTGAACCGGCTCTAG